The DNA sequence gccaccagctaGGTGCCAACCCAGCCTTTAatggtgtccctgcagtgccaccatccAGTGTCAccaccagcagtgccaccccagtgtgaccccagtgccaccacctccaccaccactgccaccccagggccaccagcactgtcccaccagtgccaccagcactgtCACCCCTGTGCCACCACTGTCATCtcagtgccaccaccccagtgccaccacctggGTGCCACCCAAAGCCACCCCACTGCCACCAGCTGGGTGCCACCCTGCCTTTAAcggtgtccccacagtgtcaccaCCCCACTGTCATCtcagtgccaccaccccagtgccaccaccccagtgccaccacctggatgccaccccagtgtcaccaccccagtgtcacccaaaGCCACCACAGTGCCACCAGCTGGGTGCCACCCTGCCTTTAATGGTGTCCCCGCTGCAGTGCCCCCGCCCCGGTGCCCCTCgggtgtcccctcagtgctgtccccagtgtcccctgccccgctcccgcagtgtccctgcagtgtcccctcagggctgtccccagtgtcccctgccccgctcccacagtgtccctgcagtgtcccctcagtgctgtccccagtgtcccctgccccgctcccgcagtgtccctgcagtgtcccctcagggctgtccccagtgtcccctgccccgctcccacagtgtccctgcagtgtcccctcagtgctgtccccagtgtcccctgccccgctcccgcAGTGTCCCTCTGTTGTCCCCTCACTGCTGTCccgtgtcccctgccctgccctctgttgtcccctcagtgctgtccccagtgtcccctgccccgctcccgcagtgtccccagcagtgccacgcTGGCGGCCGCCCTGACCCAGGGCACGGCCCCCGGTGCCACCGCGTCCCCGAGCGCCACcagcgccgcggccgccgccccggGGACGCTCCCGGTGAGCAGCGCCAGCGCCAGCAGCGAGGCCGCCGTCAGCGCGGTGACAAAGTGACCCGCGGGGACAAAGTGGCCCTCGGTGACGAAGCGTGGCCACCCCGCGGCCAGCGCGGCCACCGCGGTGCCCGAGGCCAGCAGGAGCCCGGCGGTGGCGCCGTCGCCGCTCAGGCGGTGGCACCCGAAGGCCAccaagggctgggacagcacCGAGCAGATCCAGGAGCCCGGCGGGGACGGCGGCGGCGCCTCGGGGACAGCGCGgtggggacacggaggggacagCGCGGAGCTGGCGGCCACCAGGGCCTGCAGCAGGAAACCGGCGGCCGGGCCAGGGGTCACCTgcggggacagcagggggacatcacagggacagcaggggacatcATAAAGGGACATCAGGGGACATCacaggggggacatgggggtgtcatggggacacaggggacagcaggggacatcacatgggggacatggtggggacatggtggggatgtcatggggacatcagggggacatggtggggacattacagaggggacatgggggtgtcatggggacagcaggggacagcaggggggacatggtggggacatCACAGGGACGTCCCAGGGTGCCACCCCAATGCTACCACCAACGTcccaccagtgccaccatcactgtcaccccagtgccaccatcagcaccagcagtgccaccaccaccactgtcATCGCAGGGCATGGGGACgtcatggggacagcaggggacagcacaggggggacatggtggggacatggtggggatgtcatggggacattgtggggacattgtggggacatggtggggacattgtggggatgtcatggggacatggaggggacatcGTTGGGACATGGTGGGGACGTTATGGAGACATCATGGGGACATTGAagggacattgtggggacaggggtggtGGCCAGGGCACCTGTCACCCGTAGGGACATCAGGGGGACATCgaggggacatggtggggacactgaggggacatggtggggacatggtggggacaggggtggtGGCCGGGCCTGTCACCTGTGGGGACATCACAggggggacatggtggggatgtcatggggacattgaggggacattgaggggacatcAGGGGGGCATTGTGGGCACAGgggtggggacagctgggggacatggtggggacatGGTGAGGGCATTGTGGGGACTTCAGGGACATCGAGGGGACATCATGGGGATGTCATGGGGATGTcatggggacattgtggggacatggcggggacattgtggggacatcatggggatGGGGTGGTGGCCGGGCCTGTCACCTctggggacatcatggggacatcatggggacattgaggggacatcgtggggacatcatggggacattgaggggacatcgctggggacatggggacatcatgAGGACATTATGGGGATGTCATGGGGACATCGTGGGGACCTtgtggggacatggtggggccAGGGGTCAGGGCACGGCACgggtggcacaggtggcacaggtggcacaggtggcacgggtggcacaggtgacactatcccccctgcccctgccgTCCCCActccccctgtccctggtgtccccagggtgtccccagggtgtccccagggtgtccccggtgtccccaacCTGTCTGGCGGTGAGGGCGCAGCCCAGGCTGGTGACACAGAGCAGGGCGTGTGACAAGGCCACCCCGGTGTCCCCCATGGCTCCAGGGGGacctgcggggacagcgggagGTCACAgggtcccctcccctcccccacacTGCCAcctccccccggtgtcccctccatgtccccaaggtgtccccacaccctccccagtgtcccctccatgtcctcaaggtgtccccaaccccccctgtgtccccaacccccacagtgtcccctccatgtccccaaggtgtccccaagcccccccagtgtcccctccatgtccccgaggtgtccccaacccccccagtgtcccctccatgtccccgaggtgtccccaagcccccccagtgtcccctccatgtccccgaggtgtccccaagcccccgctgtgtcccctccatgtcctcaaggtgtccccaacccccccagtgtcccctccatgtccctgaggtgtccccaatctcccccggtgtcccctcccatggccccaaggtgtccccaacccccccagtgtcccctccatgtccccaaggtgtccccaagcccccccggtgtccccgtgtccctccccGGTCTCCCACtcctgtcccggtgtccccaaatcctccaggtgtccccaagccccccctgtgtcccctcccagtgtcccccagccccccccagGTGTCACCAAGTCCCcccatgtgtccctgtgtccccagtgtccccaagcccccccaggtgtcctcatccccccccccacgctgtccccaagccctcccaggtgtccccatgtccctctgtccGCGTGTCCCGCTcttgtcctgctgtccccaagccccccccatccccctgtccctgtgtcacccctgtcccagtgtccccaagcccccccagtgtccccaaatccccccagtgtccccctgtcctgatgtccccctgtcccagtgtccccaagcccccccagtgtccccctgtcccctcccctttcccgctttccccggtgtccccaaatcccccttggTGTCCCCAGGACCGCCAGATGTCCCCAagccccccgtgtccccgtgtccccacccctgtcccggtgtccccacgtcccccaaatgtccccaatccccccctgtccccccctgtcccgctgtcccccaaatgtccccagtccccccccaatccccccctgtccccccctgtcccgctgtcccccaaatgtccccagtccccccccaatctccccctgtcccccccctgtcccgctgtcccccaaatgtccccaatccccccctgtccccccctgtcccggtgtcccccaaatgtccccagtccccccccaatcccccccgtgtccccacccctgtcccgctgtcccccaaatgtccccaatccccccctgtcccccctgtccccccctccgtccccgtgtcccccgccGGTACCGCCACTTCCGGCAGCGGCCGCGAGCCCGGAGCgcgcgcggggccgggggcgtGGCCGAGCGCGCTGATTGGCTGAGAGCCCTACGGGGGCGCGACCGAGCGCTCTGATTGGCTGAGAGCCCTACGGGGGCGCGACCGAGCGCTCTGATTGGCTGAGAGCCCTAAAGGGGCGTTGCCAATTTCTGATTGGATGAGAGCTCTGCTGGGCGGGGCTGACGAGCCATATACGGGCATCGAGCCGCGGTGGGCGGGGCTAGGGGCTGTGGGAACACCGGTGGTGGGCGTGGCTCTGTGTGGGCGTGGCTAATTAGGGCAGAGAGGGCTGGGGATTGGCTGGGTTATGGGTGGGCGTGGCTAATAGGGCAGAGAGGGCTGGAATTGGCTGGGTTATGGGTGGGCGGGGCTAATTAGGGCAgagagggctggggatgggataGTGGGTGTGGCTTGATGTGGGCGGGGCTAATTAGGGTAATTAGACCTGGGCGATTGGATTGAGGGCGTGGTTATGAGTGGGCGGGGCTAATTAGGGTAATTAGGGCTCCGGATGGGATACCGGGTGTAGATTGATGTGGGGTTTTGGGTGCTGAGcgctggaattttggggtgttgggattttgggatttgggatgttgggattttgggatttgagatattgggatttgggattttgggtgcTGGAATTTGGGGATGTTGGGATTTTTGGATGTCGGGAATGTTGGATTTGGGATgttggattttgggattttgagatttggggattttgggatgttgagattttgggattttgggatgttgagtactggaattttgggattgtggggttttggggatgttgagtgctggaattttgggatgctgggatttTTGGATGTTGAGAATGTTGGATTTGGAATGTTGGATTTtgagatttggggatttggggattttgggatgttgagtgctggaattctgggatgttggattttgggattttggggtgttgggTTGTGtttgaattttgggattttggggtgttgggatttggggttttgggatgatgggattttgggattttgggatttggggatttgggatgttgGGTGCTGGAATTTGGGGATGTTGGGATTTTTGGACGTTGGGGATGTTGGATTTGGAAGtttggattttgggattttgggatgttgagtgctggaattttgggatgttgtattttgggtttttggggtgctgggattttggggattttgggatgttgagtgctggaattttggggatgtTGGGATTTTTGGATGTTGGGGATGTTGgatgttgggatttggggactttgggatttggggattttggggacttTGGGATTTGGATATTTGGGGATTTGGAtctttggggatttggggatttcaggATACGCTGAGATTTTGgaatgctgggatttggggtttcaggatttgggatttcggGAATTCAGGACCCTGGGTTTTCAGGATATTCTTgtatttggggatttgggatttggagatttggggtttcgggatttgggatttcagaatttggggattttgggactTTGGGATTTGGAGATTTGGGGATTTCAGGACCCTGGGATTTCAGGATACTCTTGAATTTGGggatgctgggatttggggatttgggatttggaaGATTTGGAGTttcgggatttgggatttcaggatttggggatttcaggatttggggatttgggatttcagaatttggggattttgggatttcagaatttggggattttgggactTTGGGATTTGGAGATTTGGGGATTTCAAGATATTCTTGAATTTGGggatgctgggatttgggaatttggagatttggggtttcgggatttgggatttcaggatttggggatttcgggatttggggatttggagaTTTCCGGTCTCGGGATTTCAGGATTAGGGGATTTCAGGATttaggggtttggggatttgggatttcagaatttggggatttcaggatttagggatttggggatttgggcaTTTCAGGACCCTGGGATTTCAGGATACCCTTGATTTTGGGGAtactgggatttggggatttgggatttggaaGATTTGGGGTTTCAGGATGCAGGGAtttcaggatttggggatttcaggatttcaggatttggggattttggatttcaggatttggggattttgggactTTGGGATTTGGAGATTTGGGGATTTCCGGACACTGGGATTTCAGGATCCTCTTGGATTTGGggatgctgggatttggggatttgggatttggggtttcaggatttgggatttcaggaTTTGGGGATGCTGGGATTTGGAAGATTTGggaattggggatttgggatttcaggatttggggattttgggactTGGGGATTTGGAGATTTGGGCACTTCAGGACCCTGGGATTTCAGGATCCTCTTGGATTTGGGACTTTGGGATTTGGAAGATTTGGGATTTCCggatttgggatttcaggatttggaatttcaggatttgggatttcaggatttggggattttgggactTTGGGGATTTCAGGACCCTGGGATTTCAGGATCCTCTTGGATTTGGGACTTTGGGATTCCAGGATTTGGGCTTTACTCCCAGGCTGTCCCCGCTGCTGCTCCACGCCCAACTCCCGCGGGAattctccccccccccctccaaattcccaaattcccacaaaactccccaaaatccccccaaaaaccgccaccccaccccccccgccgcccccctcGGGTGCCACCACCGCCGGTCACTGTCCTTTATTTGGGGACACGGGAGGGGCGGGGGACCTGCCCCGCAATTCCCAAAAAACAGAGAGAGGCACCCGAGACACCTCGAGACCAcccaggggacaggaggggacaggaggggacaggaggggacaaaGGGGGCGTGGCCACCCCCCTGGTTAAGAGAATTCCTGGACGAACTTGGTGTAGAAGGAGCTGAGCTTTTCCAGAAGGATCTTCAGCTTCTCCGTGGGCGGCAGGATGGTCATCCTGGagaggggcggggggggggacGATGgtggaaaacaaatgaaaatttgggaaaatttggggaaatttgggaaaatttggggaaacgAATCACAAAATTCCCGCCCTCGAAAATTCCGGcgggaggcaaaaaaaaaaaaaaaaaaaaaaaaaaaaaatccaaaacaaaaattcaaattttttttctcccccacccGCCCCCGGTTTTGCACAGGAAGCGCCAGAAGTTGGGGCCGAGGAAAAGGGTGGGGTGGggattggggggtttgggaatttgggaatttaaaaatttggggatttggggatttgggaatttaaaaatttggagatttgggatggggggtttgggatgggggatttggggatttgggatgggggatttggagatttggggatttggagatttgggattttgggatggggggatttgggaattgggaaatttaaaaatttggggatttgggatgagggatttggggatttgggatgggagatttgaggatttgggaatttggaaatttaaaaatttggggatttgggatgggagatttggggatttgggaattgggggatttggggatttggggtggaggaacagggaatttgggatttgggatggggatttggaaatttgggatggggggatttgggaatttggaaatttaaaaatttggggatttgggaatttgggatggggggatttgggaattgggaaatttaaaaatttggggatttgggatgggggatttgggatgggagatttggggatttggaaatgtaaaaatttggggatttggggatttgggatggggggatttgggaattgggaaatttaaaaatttgaggatttgggatgggggattTGGAGATTTGGGAATtgggaaatttaaaaatttgggcatttgggatgggggatttggggatttgggggatttgggggatttgggggatttgggggtttggtgtgggaggatttggggatttgggaatttgaggatttggggtatggggatttgggggtttgggaggggaggagttggggatttgggattttggggtggggggatttgggatgggggaacaGGGAATTCGGGGTGGGATCCCCCAcaaatggggaatttgggatgagGGATCTGCCAGGaacagggaatttggggtgggatCTCCCacaaatggggattttggggtggtggtCTCAGGAACAGGGAATTTAGGATGGGATCTCCCGGGAACAGGGAATTTGGGATGAGGGATCTGCCAGGaacagggaatttggggtgggatCTGCCGGGaacagggaatttggggtgggatCTCCCAcaaatggggaatttggggtggggaTCTCTCAAGaacagggaatttggggtgggatCTGCCAGGAACAGGGAATTCGGGGTGGGATTTGCCGGGAACAGGGAATTTGGGATGAGGGATCTGCCGGGAACCCACCGGAAGTGGTAGGTGCCCTCCTTCTGTCCGAAGCCGCTCCCGGGGACGACGCAGATTCCGGTTTCCTCCAGGAGCCTCATGCAGAAGAACATGTCCGGGCTCTGCTTCTTCTCCTGGGAATTCGGGATGCAATCCCAGGGTCGGAAAAACGGGGATCCAATCCCGCAGGGCTCATCCCACACACCCCACGTGGATTGGGATCCATCCCCACGAGCCCCACATGGATCAGGATTGATCCCAGTGAGTCCCACAACTCCTGGGATTGATCCCAATGAGTCCCAC is a window from the Molothrus aeneus isolate 106 unplaced genomic scaffold, BPBGC_Maene_1.0 scaffold_198, whole genome shotgun sequence genome containing:
- the TMEM276 gene encoding transmembrane protein 276; the protein is MGDTGVALSHALLCVTSLGCALTARQVTPGPAAGFLLQALVAASSALSPPCPHRAVPEAPPPSPPGSWICSVLSQPLVAFGCHRLSGDGATAGLLLASGTAVAALAAGWPRFVTEGHFVPAGHFVTALTAASLLALALLTGSVPGAAAAALVALGDAVAPGAVPWVRAAASVALLGTLRERGRGHWGQH